A stretch of Caenibius tardaugens NBRC 16725 DNA encodes these proteins:
- a CDS encoding flavin-containing monooxygenase: MHGTKVINTMDGEPKLDCAIDSLDPIMALMALIQITGDRTLLRHYWDHLEGRQEGHVEAFRDIYEHAERRLVDPLISTEIREALRAVVKAGKSPLMPHLDMPMFRKMARLLLGKDLPEMSVEVAFQHAGFTTDTRIRKPENVPPADFKVLVVGAGMMGINAAIKLQQAGFDFEILEGLEKVGGNWLTNTYPGAAVDTPSRVYSFSFEPNASWTKYYPRGPEFLSYLERVTDKYNLRDKIQFGTWVEGAEWDSSRNVWVVKAVRDGAREIHECNVLLMAVGPNNNPNYPNVQNLDKFKGPVIHSAAWDHSVDLKGKKVVLVGTGCSGVQVSTAIADEVDELVIIQRQPEYIIPNPQAHAPVEELERLAMEQIPFVANWKRLQSLESQMGDMHGMIMKDEAYARQTGGFGPINDGMKAYANAYLQSHFPDDPDMVSLLTPDFPVFAKRPILDCGFYETLKKDHVSIVRGELVEADESAVILSDGTRIECDVLLLSTGYNLHFGRQFDIRGLGGKTLNEAFDPHPFSYEGMLITGFPNFVFMGAPYSYLVANHAVVSEQQVHYIIELLQWMVDDHLSTFDVTPEATRAFVDDVDTALQNTAWVQCGSAHGYYRDRGGDGQKKVILAIPRHNSRIWHDLRSPRQQDFHVTSRADAQRVPTRQMHMLTI; the protein is encoded by the coding sequence ATGCATGGTACGAAGGTAATCAACACGATGGATGGCGAACCAAAACTCGATTGTGCAATAGATTCACTCGACCCCATTATGGCGCTAATGGCCCTGATCCAGATCACCGGGGATCGGACATTGCTGCGGCACTACTGGGATCACCTAGAGGGTCGTCAAGAAGGGCACGTTGAAGCCTTCAGAGATATCTATGAGCATGCCGAGCGGAGGCTGGTTGACCCTTTGATCTCTACCGAAATTCGAGAAGCTCTTCGCGCTGTGGTGAAGGCCGGCAAGTCGCCACTGATGCCGCATCTCGACATGCCAATGTTTCGCAAAATGGCGCGACTTTTGCTCGGCAAAGATTTGCCTGAAATGTCTGTTGAGGTTGCATTCCAACATGCAGGCTTCACAACCGATACCCGTATTCGCAAGCCCGAGAATGTGCCGCCGGCCGACTTTAAGGTGCTGGTTGTTGGCGCTGGAATGATGGGGATCAACGCGGCAATAAAGTTACAGCAAGCCGGGTTCGATTTCGAAATTCTTGAAGGCTTGGAAAAAGTCGGTGGCAACTGGCTGACCAACACGTATCCTGGTGCTGCTGTTGATACGCCGAGCAGGGTCTATTCATTTTCGTTCGAACCGAACGCATCGTGGACAAAGTACTATCCCCGAGGGCCAGAATTCCTCTCATATCTCGAGAGGGTGACCGACAAGTACAATTTGCGTGACAAAATTCAGTTTGGAACTTGGGTCGAGGGTGCCGAATGGGATAGTTCGCGCAATGTGTGGGTTGTGAAGGCCGTTCGTGACGGCGCGCGCGAAATCCACGAATGCAATGTGTTGCTTATGGCTGTGGGCCCGAACAACAACCCCAACTACCCCAACGTCCAAAATCTCGACAAGTTCAAAGGGCCGGTGATCCATTCCGCCGCCTGGGACCATTCGGTTGATCTCAAGGGCAAAAAGGTCGTCTTGGTGGGCACCGGATGTTCAGGCGTCCAGGTGTCGACGGCAATTGCCGATGAAGTCGACGAACTGGTGATCATACAAAGGCAGCCCGAGTATATTATTCCCAACCCGCAAGCGCATGCACCGGTCGAAGAACTGGAAAGATTGGCGATGGAGCAAATCCCGTTCGTGGCGAACTGGAAGCGATTACAGAGCCTCGAAAGCCAAATGGGTGACATGCATGGCATGATCATGAAGGATGAGGCGTATGCCCGGCAAACCGGTGGGTTCGGGCCAATCAATGATGGGATGAAGGCCTATGCCAATGCCTATCTCCAAAGCCACTTTCCCGACGATCCGGACATGGTGTCATTGCTGACCCCCGATTTTCCCGTCTTTGCCAAACGCCCCATTCTCGATTGCGGCTTCTACGAAACCCTCAAGAAAGACCATGTCTCCATTGTCCGCGGTGAACTCGTGGAAGCTGACGAGAGTGCCGTCATTCTGTCTGATGGCACGCGCATCGAATGCGACGTGCTGCTCCTTTCAACCGGCTACAATCTCCATTTTGGCCGGCAGTTCGATATTCGTGGCCTAGGTGGAAAAACGCTGAATGAGGCGTTTGATCCGCATCCTTTCAGTTACGAAGGCATGCTTATCACAGGGTTCCCCAACTTCGTATTCATGGGCGCGCCTTACAGTTATCTCGTTGCTAACCACGCGGTGGTTAGCGAACAGCAGGTCCACTACATTATTGAACTGTTACAGTGGATGGTCGACGATCATCTATCGACATTTGACGTCACGCCCGAGGCAACCAGGGCCTTTGTCGATGACGTGGATACCGCACTCCAGAACACCGCCTGGGTCCAGTGCGGAAGTGCTCATGGATACTACCGCGACCGTGGCGGGGATGGGCAAAAGAAGGTCATTCTTGCAATTCCGCGCCACAATTCGCGTATCTGGCACGATTTGCGATCGCCTCGCCAACAGGATTTCCATGTCACGTCCCGCGCTGATGCGCAGCGTGTGCCGACACGCCAAATGCACATGCTGACAATCTGA
- a CDS encoding autotransporter domain-containing protein — MKRNVRRILGASVSVLALAPVVGVAAPVPGVDDTVSPAPSVSLELELSDIDHGPVFGISDGPSVNVDDVSEGEIQQYGSATGVAGVADLLITNVGDVTIRAIATNDGTAYADATLETAVFQSALANSSGGVAVVALENSGSLKATVQAVADSSSANAQAYLEDYGVYQYAEGVASASVSLKNSSALEVSVEAVAIGSTYDATAEATMDAGIYQSADSEGAASVELDNTGSLTLATIASATAYDDADAEAYAYGGIEQRAHSGEDSGTVSLVNGVAGAAADAQAAIEISVAAVAKGETAEANAYNKYAIDQSARADNPGNAASVAIANNGALAITALATASAGYEADAYASVSSAIEQSAVSWDGAASKVALGNNGSLTISAKAIASASEYADATAYNQYAIDQYAETQDGGTASVAITNTGSLNVITVADAIGTDVYAYANAVSAIEQSADAEEGSASVALTNGSSGAINLLATANATGTYEANAVASNEYGIAQEASAENAGNVASASLTNDGAITLFAGAVAKADDAYAYAELDGGVYQDADGDEGADAIALTSNVGSLDILAQADATGVSDADARAYNYYALSQEVSSEDGGLATAQIDNSGAINVAAVANAIATDAGATEAYAYAKVESAIVQDAEAEEGSATASLTNASSGAITIAATAVADGADYATASASVEWAIGQYASAELTGQVANVTLTNDGTITIAVDAKASAEDAYASASIDYAVYQDAEGDDGADAVAAITNTGTLNVTAVAAAVGGTSAEAKAYYYSGITQYAEADGGGNAAVTLDNVGTLNFTATADATGDDAYANAWMDTAIYQNADADGGTASVQLTNSGTVNFTVDAAAVGDGTGTAYATIEQAIHQSANGADGSAVTFTNTATGVVNVNAVAVATADDADAYAGVWGLEQQSNVDGAKFTVNNAGTFNAVANAVANGATYAEAQATASAIYINSNGETGLVDVANSGVINVAATAGANDLAEAHAWGLGVDASEGEWSGAVSGTIDNSGTVKVVAKADAKGSDASYGGYAEATAVWVDAGSNNISLTNSGTIQADAVTDAGGSPYATGVGIWGGSGDDQFTLTNAAGNIIARKSTDLGATYTWGTAIRTDQATTPALLNWQGNGVTYSGVYPNVALTDAQFGYIYGNVEIKNGDEIVVSKGETWFDGTINVPTPDYYPDSIEPAAIYIAPADGALTIANDGLLFLLDDRYDFVTGKDYSGPSKVNVDTFTIEGKGVLAMHLPTVGASAVTAGDHPQVFANTVNLDPDGKGNEAILEVRQASANGLYDDHYRYEDVVVALSGAEGLTGKFAQVRTQSVLLSAKDDYSDNDGTIDLDVTRVGFGNVAGLNINQTAVGDGIEGTYAPTLTGPYAGMLSSLFTIANEGEYALALDQLSADLYAGYLRSATMAGARFNGLIYDMAECGKGSITNELCRSENGGPRIWLTGNYGRVDTDGDAEASGFKADQYYIAAGVDFAVSPNFVLGVAGAYLENNLEFDLYNGKIDSNGWQAGIYANHDTGKYYLKGAISYSDLDGDSSRMVGFGQTPGFNNGRPFGGTITGDPDVNVWAAGAEAGVRFPLGENATITPYASLDYAHAKLKRFTEQGLPGANLTVRGSDEFFASELGVELAAQWGNVAPYIRGGWQHNFGDKRAKFTGAFVDAPAGTSFDVISERFAPDAGVVEVGLAAQFSPNFNAHLGYQGRFSSNVEEHTGGLTLSYLFGGAEPAAPPPPAPPAPPPPAPPQVVCNKGPYIVFFDWDKSDITPEAATILDSAVTAYGNCDVVPIMLAGYTDRSGSDRYNMGLSARRNTSVRGYLTSRGIPDERISSQAFGEANPRVPTADGVRELQNRRVEITYGPGSGE; from the coding sequence ATGAAGCGCAATGTTCGGCGTATTTTGGGTGCCAGTGTATCGGTTTTGGCATTGGCTCCTGTGGTGGGTGTGGCGGCGCCTGTTCCGGGTGTGGATGATACCGTTTCGCCTGCGCCGAGCGTGAGCCTTGAGCTCGAGCTTTCCGATATTGATCACGGTCCCGTGTTTGGCATCAGTGATGGCCCTTCGGTGAACGTTGATGATGTCTCTGAAGGTGAGATTCAGCAGTATGGCTCTGCTACGGGTGTGGCGGGTGTTGCTGATTTGCTGATCACCAACGTCGGTGACGTTACGATCCGCGCAATTGCTACTAACGACGGTACGGCTTACGCTGATGCCACATTGGAAACTGCGGTCTTCCAGTCTGCGCTTGCGAATAGCTCGGGCGGTGTTGCTGTCGTGGCCCTGGAGAATTCGGGTTCGCTGAAGGCGACTGTCCAGGCTGTCGCAGATTCCTCGTCTGCGAACGCGCAGGCATATCTCGAGGATTATGGTGTCTATCAGTACGCCGAAGGCGTGGCGAGCGCCTCGGTCTCGCTGAAAAACTCCAGTGCTCTGGAAGTGTCGGTGGAGGCTGTGGCTATTGGCTCTACCTACGATGCCACCGCTGAGGCCACCATGGATGCGGGGATTTATCAGTCGGCGGATAGCGAAGGCGCGGCATCGGTCGAGCTTGACAACACCGGATCGCTGACATTGGCCACCATCGCGTCGGCGACTGCGTATGACGACGCTGATGCTGAGGCTTATGCTTACGGCGGTATCGAGCAGCGCGCGCACTCTGGCGAAGACAGTGGTACCGTATCGCTTGTCAATGGCGTTGCTGGCGCAGCGGCCGATGCGCAAGCTGCGATTGAGATCAGCGTGGCCGCTGTTGCGAAAGGTGAAACGGCCGAAGCGAACGCCTACAATAAATATGCGATTGATCAGAGCGCGAGGGCTGACAACCCCGGCAATGCGGCATCGGTCGCTATTGCCAACAACGGGGCGCTGGCGATCACTGCCTTGGCAACTGCATCTGCGGGTTACGAAGCTGATGCGTATGCATCGGTGTCGTCCGCGATTGAGCAGAGCGCGGTAAGCTGGGATGGGGCCGCTTCCAAAGTGGCTTTGGGCAACAACGGATCGTTGACCATATCGGCCAAGGCCATCGCTTCCGCATCCGAATACGCTGATGCGACCGCGTATAACCAGTATGCCATCGATCAATACGCCGAAACGCAGGATGGCGGAACGGCTTCGGTCGCCATTACCAACACCGGGTCTCTTAATGTCATCACGGTCGCTGACGCTATTGGCACCGATGTTTATGCTTATGCGAATGCGGTCAGCGCCATCGAACAGTCCGCCGATGCCGAGGAGGGCAGCGCGAGCGTCGCGTTGACCAATGGTTCGAGCGGGGCGATCAATCTGCTGGCAACGGCCAATGCGACTGGCACCTATGAAGCCAATGCAGTGGCGAGCAACGAATATGGGATCGCGCAAGAAGCTTCAGCTGAGAACGCCGGGAACGTGGCGAGCGCATCGCTCACCAACGACGGGGCGATCACGTTATTTGCTGGCGCGGTGGCCAAAGCCGACGACGCTTATGCCTACGCTGAATTGGATGGTGGCGTATACCAAGACGCTGACGGCGACGAAGGCGCGGATGCGATTGCGTTGACTAGCAATGTTGGTTCGCTCGATATTCTGGCGCAGGCGGATGCTACCGGTGTAAGCGATGCGGATGCCCGGGCTTACAATTACTATGCGCTGAGCCAGGAAGTTTCGAGCGAAGACGGCGGACTTGCCACAGCGCAGATCGATAACAGCGGGGCGATCAACGTCGCCGCAGTTGCCAATGCGATTGCGACGGACGCGGGCGCGACCGAAGCCTATGCCTATGCCAAAGTCGAGAGCGCCATTGTGCAGGACGCCGAAGCGGAAGAAGGTTCGGCTACCGCCAGTCTGACCAATGCTTCGAGCGGGGCAATAACCATTGCAGCGACAGCGGTTGCCGACGGTGCGGACTACGCAACGGCGAGTGCTTCTGTCGAATGGGCGATCGGCCAGTATGCCAGCGCGGAATTGACAGGGCAGGTTGCGAACGTCACGTTGACGAACGACGGCACAATTACGATTGCGGTCGATGCAAAGGCTAGTGCGGAAGATGCCTATGCCTCTGCGTCGATTGACTACGCCGTGTATCAGGATGCGGAAGGTGATGATGGGGCTGATGCAGTCGCGGCCATCACCAATACAGGCACCTTGAATGTTACCGCTGTTGCGGCCGCTGTAGGTGGAACCTCCGCTGAGGCGAAGGCTTACTATTATTCGGGCATTACCCAATATGCCGAGGCCGACGGTGGTGGCAACGCAGCGGTGACGCTGGACAATGTCGGCACACTCAACTTCACGGCGACAGCAGACGCCACAGGTGATGACGCCTACGCCAACGCATGGATGGACACTGCGATCTATCAAAACGCTGACGCGGATGGTGGCACCGCCTCGGTTCAGTTGACGAACTCGGGTACGGTGAATTTCACCGTTGACGCAGCAGCTGTTGGTGATGGCACGGGTACCGCCTATGCAACCATAGAACAGGCGATACATCAGAGCGCAAATGGTGCGGATGGTAGCGCCGTGACCTTCACCAATACCGCAACCGGTGTGGTCAATGTCAATGCGGTGGCCGTTGCAACTGCCGATGATGCTGACGCCTACGCCGGTGTGTGGGGGCTTGAGCAGCAAAGCAATGTGGATGGCGCGAAATTCACGGTAAATAACGCTGGTACATTCAACGCTGTCGCCAACGCGGTTGCCAACGGTGCAACTTATGCAGAGGCTCAGGCGACAGCTTCGGCAATTTACATCAATTCAAACGGCGAAACCGGACTGGTTGATGTAGCCAATTCTGGTGTGATCAACGTTGCTGCAACGGCTGGCGCGAACGATCTTGCTGAAGCCCATGCGTGGGGCCTTGGCGTCGATGCATCGGAAGGCGAATGGTCCGGCGCGGTTAGCGGTACCATCGACAACAGCGGCACGGTCAAGGTCGTGGCTAAGGCCGATGCGAAAGGTAGCGACGCGTCGTATGGCGGTTATGCCGAAGCAACGGCAGTGTGGGTTGACGCCGGTTCCAATAACATCAGCCTGACGAACTCTGGCACCATTCAGGCCGATGCGGTGACCGATGCCGGTGGCTCGCCTTATGCGACCGGCGTGGGCATCTGGGGCGGCTCGGGCGATGACCAGTTCACCCTGACCAATGCTGCGGGCAACATCATTGCACGCAAGAGCACCGATCTGGGCGCGACATACACCTGGGGCACGGCGATCCGTACCGATCAGGCGACCACACCCGCTCTGCTCAACTGGCAGGGCAATGGCGTGACTTATTCGGGGGTCTATCCCAATGTCGCGCTGACCGATGCACAGTTCGGCTACATCTACGGCAACGTCGAGATCAAGAACGGCGATGAGATTGTCGTGTCGAAGGGGGAAACCTGGTTCGACGGTACGATCAATGTCCCAACCCCTGACTATTACCCTGACAGCATCGAGCCTGCGGCGATTTACATCGCTCCAGCGGATGGCGCGCTGACGATTGCGAACGATGGCCTGCTGTTCCTGCTCGATGATCGGTACGACTTCGTCACCGGGAAGGATTATTCCGGGCCGTCGAAGGTCAATGTCGACACCTTCACGATCGAAGGCAAGGGCGTGCTGGCCATGCACCTGCCGACAGTGGGGGCAAGCGCGGTTACCGCAGGCGATCACCCGCAGGTCTTTGCCAACACTGTCAACCTTGATCCGGATGGCAAGGGCAACGAGGCGATCCTCGAAGTGCGTCAGGCGTCGGCCAATGGCCTCTACGATGACCATTACCGTTACGAAGACGTGGTTGTCGCGCTGAGCGGCGCCGAAGGTCTGACCGGCAAGTTCGCGCAGGTCCGCACACAATCCGTGCTGCTGTCGGCCAAGGACGACTATTCGGATAACGATGGCACGATCGATCTTGACGTGACCCGCGTTGGGTTCGGCAATGTGGCTGGCCTGAATATCAACCAAACCGCAGTGGGCGATGGCATCGAAGGGACGTATGCCCCAACGCTGACCGGGCCTTATGCCGGAATGCTGTCTTCGCTGTTCACCATTGCGAACGAGGGTGAATATGCTCTGGCGCTCGATCAGCTTTCCGCTGATCTCTATGCTGGTTACCTGCGTTCCGCGACCATGGCCGGTGCCCGCTTCAACGGCCTGATCTATGACATGGCCGAATGCGGCAAGGGTTCGATCACCAACGAACTGTGCCGCAGCGAAAACGGCGGTCCGCGCATCTGGCTCACGGGCAACTATGGCCGTGTGGATACCGATGGCGATGCAGAAGCCAGCGGCTTCAAGGCTGATCAGTACTACATTGCAGCTGGTGTGGACTTTGCGGTGAGCCCGAACTTCGTGCTCGGCGTGGCTGGTGCCTATCTCGAAAACAACCTGGAATTCGACCTGTACAACGGAAAGATCGATTCCAACGGATGGCAGGCAGGCATTTATGCGAACCATGACACCGGCAAGTACTACCTGAAGGGTGCGATCAGCTACTCCGACCTGGATGGCGATTCGAGCCGTATGGTCGGCTTCGGGCAAACCCCGGGCTTCAATAATGGCCGTCCGTTTGGCGGGACGATTACGGGTGATCCGGATGTGAATGTCTGGGCAGCTGGTGCAGAAGCTGGTGTTCGTTTCCCGCTGGGCGAAAACGCAACCATCACGCCGTACGCTTCGCTTGACTACGCTCACGCCAAGCTGAAGCGCTTCACAGAACAGGGTCTGCCGGGTGCCAACCTGACAGTCCGTGGCAGCGATGAGTTCTTCGCCAGCGAACTGGGTGTGGAACTGGCCGCACAGTGGGGCAACGTTGCGCCTTACATCCGCGGTGGTTGGCAGCATAACTTCGGCGACAAGCGCGCCAAGTTCACGGGTGCCTTCGTGGACGCTCCGGCAGGCACGAGCTTCGATGTGATCTCGGAACGCTTCGCTCCTGACGCAGGTGTTGTGGAAGTGGGTCTGGCTGCACAGTTCAGCCCGAACTTCAACGCACACCTGGGTTATCAGGGTCGCTTCTCGAGCAACGTCGAAGAGCACACCGGTGGTCTGACGCTGAGCTACCTCTTCGGTGGCGCAGAACCGGCAGCCCCGCCGCCGCCGGCTCCCCCGGCTCCGCCGCCGCCGGCTCCGCCGCAGGTTGTTTGCAACAAGGGTCCGTACATCGTGTTCTTCGACTGGGATAAGTCGGACATCACGCCCGAAGCTGCAACCATCCTCGACAGCGCTGTAACGGCTTACGGCAACTGCGATGTGGTTCCGATCATGCTGGCCGGTTACACCGACCGTTCGGGTTCGGACCGCTACAACATGGGCCTGTCGGCTCGCCGCAACACCTCGGTGCGCGGTTATCTGACCTCGCGCGGTATCCCCGACGAGCGGATTTCCAGCCAGGCGTTCGGTGAAGCCAACCCGCGCGTTCCGACCGCCGACGGCGTTCGCGAACTGCAGAACCGCCGGGTGGAAATCACCTACGGTCCGGGTTCGGGTGAATAA
- a CDS encoding CHAT domain-containing tetratricopeptide repeat protein gives MKAHLAHLKLTQGRFSEAHQLAEEVLAARITQEGTGATGVALARALVSRSLAGQGHLEEALTLAREGIGIHTREDLGRARLLVAEGEALRALGRHQDAQKSFGSAATILLKVRGWNSPETLRAATDMRLEEVRFTGSVTRYNFDLPGSPLLACTAPADSIPEVYKSLIAGATIPFADAKLTCLRNARTFLVRTMGADNPLTLDVSEYLGDALLDAGDSDPAETETRTLFLARQRVHGADHPATRRAAVLYARALIDLGRDAEANDVLASNHTEGVIDIHLLKAARLDAEGQHDHAQSEWEAALRNLKTLPQATIPIMVQTLAGVVINQGLQGHCPNEVKDAVVGLADKIGVDPDNNEFGLQESKAVLLACEGKWEQATALYQILTRQAMRGELVFQGPGKAMILARQAIVLARNPASLEAANKAASEAASIARERRFTPDRDANGAPLGFRRTRVGTGVDPLALAFASQVAVNWADKQYHATRTKQDDRTWIINDAFKAAQDYVLSQAAASLLQSAARAAASDPQIITLVDRQIAAAAQLAKVEQSVIRSAGAAQPGTVQQMEALQAEVAALNTELRTRYPGYMATARPFGLSIPDLRARLRNDEAILVIQPIGMDVYSFAISPKSEAWNKATLGRREMDHLVTVIRCHIDRQNCPIALADENLFDPAAANRLYRELIAPVADGFGQARTLYTVTGGSLGQIPLGILVADYETGKPVSDELADLSSLDWFADHYALATLPSISSLRAFDKRASSATLGFAGIGDPVLGPPLEDLRGGTVPSLSSPNGPQGLAKADDIRKLHSLPGTRRELTAIATNLAATGSELLMGAQARESAIKSWPHLSRARILAFATHAMLPNELGGMAEPGLILTPPPRETAADDGYLSASEIMQIKLNAEWVVLSACNTAGPDGSGESLSGLARAFLFAGARSLLVSHWPVDDKAGAAITSETFRIMTARPDIVRAEAFQLAQKAMRSGNSVLGGRIDGWTREWTDPWIWAPFSLVESGDVEK, from the coding sequence GTGAAAGCCCACCTTGCGCATCTGAAACTGACTCAAGGACGGTTTTCCGAAGCCCATCAGCTTGCCGAGGAGGTTCTGGCCGCACGCATCACTCAAGAGGGAACGGGCGCAACAGGCGTGGCCCTGGCGCGGGCGCTGGTTTCCCGGTCCCTTGCGGGTCAGGGCCATCTTGAGGAGGCTCTCACTCTCGCACGCGAGGGCATAGGCATTCACACACGCGAAGATCTGGGGCGAGCGCGGCTGCTTGTCGCGGAAGGGGAAGCTCTGCGGGCGCTGGGGCGACATCAGGATGCGCAGAAAAGCTTCGGATCGGCTGCAACGATCCTGTTGAAGGTGCGTGGCTGGAATTCGCCTGAAACCCTGCGTGCCGCAACGGACATGCGCCTTGAAGAAGTTCGGTTTACCGGCAGCGTCACCCGCTACAACTTTGACCTTCCGGGATCGCCCTTGCTCGCCTGTACCGCACCGGCAGATAGCATTCCCGAGGTCTACAAATCCCTGATAGCAGGGGCGACAATCCCTTTCGCGGACGCCAAACTCACTTGCCTGCGCAACGCCCGGACCTTTCTGGTTCGCACGATGGGCGCTGACAATCCCCTGACCCTGGACGTCAGCGAGTATCTCGGAGACGCTTTGCTGGATGCGGGTGACAGCGATCCAGCAGAGACTGAAACCCGCACCCTGTTTCTCGCAAGACAGCGAGTCCATGGCGCGGATCATCCGGCGACGAGGCGAGCCGCAGTGCTCTATGCCCGCGCGCTTATCGATCTTGGCCGCGACGCTGAAGCGAACGATGTTCTTGCCAGCAATCACACGGAAGGCGTGATTGATATCCATCTGCTGAAAGCCGCGCGGCTTGATGCGGAAGGTCAGCACGATCATGCGCAGAGCGAATGGGAAGCCGCGTTGCGCAATCTAAAGACCCTGCCCCAGGCAACCATCCCGATAATGGTTCAGACATTGGCCGGCGTAGTCATCAATCAGGGGCTTCAGGGACATTGCCCCAACGAAGTGAAAGATGCGGTTGTCGGGCTGGCCGACAAGATTGGGGTGGACCCGGACAACAATGAATTCGGCTTACAGGAATCCAAGGCCGTACTGCTCGCCTGCGAAGGCAAGTGGGAGCAGGCGACCGCGCTTTACCAGATCCTCACAAGGCAGGCGATGCGTGGTGAACTGGTGTTCCAGGGTCCGGGCAAAGCCATGATACTGGCCCGTCAGGCTATCGTTCTGGCAAGAAACCCCGCATCGCTTGAAGCGGCAAACAAAGCAGCCTCCGAGGCGGCTTCCATAGCCAGAGAGCGGCGTTTCACACCTGATCGTGATGCAAACGGCGCGCCACTTGGGTTCCGCCGCACGCGCGTTGGCACAGGGGTCGACCCTTTGGCGCTGGCGTTCGCTTCCCAGGTAGCTGTGAATTGGGCGGACAAGCAATATCACGCGACAAGGACAAAGCAGGATGACCGAACGTGGATTATCAATGATGCGTTCAAGGCGGCGCAGGACTATGTCTTGAGTCAGGCGGCGGCATCGCTGCTGCAATCGGCCGCCCGTGCAGCGGCATCGGATCCGCAGATCATAACGCTGGTCGACCGGCAAATCGCGGCGGCTGCACAGCTTGCCAAAGTGGAGCAGTCCGTCATACGCTCCGCAGGAGCAGCCCAACCAGGCACTGTACAGCAAATGGAGGCGCTCCAGGCCGAAGTCGCCGCCCTGAATACGGAACTGCGCACCCGCTATCCCGGCTATATGGCAACGGCCCGGCCTTTCGGTCTTTCCATTCCGGACTTGCGCGCAAGACTGCGCAACGATGAGGCTATTCTCGTGATCCAGCCTATAGGCATGGATGTTTACAGCTTTGCAATTTCCCCCAAATCGGAGGCGTGGAACAAGGCGACTTTAGGACGGCGTGAAATGGACCATCTGGTCACCGTGATCCGGTGTCATATCGACCGCCAAAATTGTCCGATAGCGCTCGCAGACGAAAACCTGTTCGATCCCGCAGCGGCAAACCGGCTTTACCGCGAATTGATTGCCCCGGTTGCCGATGGTTTCGGGCAGGCACGAACCCTTTATACCGTGACCGGCGGAAGTCTCGGGCAAATTCCCCTCGGCATTCTCGTGGCCGATTACGAAACTGGCAAACCCGTTTCCGATGAACTTGCCGATCTGTCATCCCTTGATTGGTTCGCTGATCATTACGCTTTGGCCACTCTGCCTTCGATTTCCAGCCTCCGCGCATTTGACAAGCGCGCCTCATCCGCCACGCTCGGGTTTGCGGGTATTGGCGATCCGGTACTGGGGCCTCCGTTGGAAGACCTGCGTGGCGGGACAGTCCCATCGCTGTCTTCACCGAACGGACCACAAGGTCTTGCCAAAGCCGATGATATTCGAAAACTGCATTCCTTGCCCGGAACCCGACGCGAACTGACCGCAATTGCCACAAATCTCGCAGCGACGGGTAGTGAACTGCTGATGGGGGCGCAGGCACGCGAGTCTGCTATCAAAAGCTGGCCGCATCTCTCCCGCGCAAGAATCCTTGCCTTCGCTACACACGCCATGTTGCCCAACGAATTGGGAGGCATGGCAGAGCCCGGCCTGATCCTCACACCGCCGCCCCGGGAAACAGCGGCCGATGACGGGTATCTCTCTGCATCGGAGATCATGCAGATCAAATTGAATGCGGAATGGGTCGTGCTCTCGGCATGCAATACTGCGGGACCAGATGGCAGTGGAGAAAGCCTTTCGGGACTGGCGCGGGCATTTCTCTTCGCCGGTGCCCGTTCGCTTCTCGTCAGCCACTGGCCGGTCGACGACAAGGCCGGTGCGGCGATCACCAGTGAAACATTCCGGATCATGACGGCAAGACCCGATATTGTACGCGCCGAAGCGTTTCAGTTGGCGCAGAAGGCTATGCGAAGCGGCAATTCCGTGCTCGGGGGCCGGATAGATGGCTGGACACGCGAATGGACTGACCCCTGGATCTGGGCGCCTTTCAGTCTCGTTGAGTCGGGTGATGTTGAAAAATGA